One window of the Candidatus Zixiibacteriota bacterium genome contains the following:
- the fprA gene encoding Similar to flavoproteins norVW and fprA: protein MGAVKITDNVSWIGVKDPGLIKFDIYMDLKSGTTYNSYLVRGEKTAIIDAVKKEFIPSYFDSIEQIIPLNKIDYLVVNHTEPDHSGAITALLKENPKIEIICAAAAMPFVKNVINTEIPLRGVKDNDILDLGGRKLTFKIMPYMHWPDTMMEYLDGDGILFSCDGFAAHWCDEALYADEIKGDYEHEFYYYWDAIMRPFSTYIRKNLTKLDSLDIKMIGPSHGPIIRQNPRSFIDKYKEWTVDKTVEANQVTIFYASSYGNTQILAEKIAENLKAGAFNTVLLDAAACRSHEARXNIEKSRAILFGTPTFNGDAVKPIWDMVGLLNTVGCLGKKAAVFGSYGWSGEGIDLVAGRLTGMRLKVYESPIKARLIPSEAELNQLNEFCTGLIDFIKK from the coding sequence ATGGGCGCTGTCAAAATAACCGATAATGTCTCCTGGATCGGGGTAAAAGATCCGGGATTGATTAAATTCGACATATATATGGACCTCAAAAGCGGCACGACCTATAATTCCTATCTGGTCCGGGGAGAAAAGACCGCAATCATCGATGCCGTAAAAAAAGAATTTATCCCCTCCTATTTCGATTCCATCGAGCAGATTATCCCCTTGAATAAAATCGATTATCTGGTGGTAAATCATACCGAACCGGATCACAGCGGGGCCATTACCGCCCTATTGAAAGAAAATCCCAAAATTGAAATAATTTGCGCGGCCGCCGCCATGCCTTTTGTCAAAAATGTTATCAATACCGAAATTCCTCTGCGAGGTGTCAAAGATAATGACATTCTTGACTTGGGCGGCAGGAAACTGACTTTCAAAATCATGCCGTACATGCACTGGCCCGATACCATGATGGAATATCTCGACGGGGACGGCATACTGTTCTCCTGCGATGGATTTGCGGCGCACTGGTGCGATGAGGCCCTCTATGCCGATGAAATAAAGGGCGATTACGAGCACGAATTTTATTATTACTGGGATGCCATCATGCGGCCGTTTTCCACCTATATCCGGAAGAACCTCACCAAACTCGATTCCCTTGATATCAAAATGATTGGCCCGTCGCACGGCCCGATTATTCGGCAAAACCCTCGTAGTTTCATCGATAAGTACAAAGAATGGACCGTCGACAAAACCGTGGAAGCCAATCAGGTGACGATATTTTATGCCTCCAGTTACGGTAACACTCAAATTTTGGCCGAGAAGATTGCCGAGAATCTCAAAGCGGGCGCTTTCAATACCGTTCTGCTTGATGCCGCCGCTTGCAGGAGCCACGAAGCGCGGNACAATATCGAGAAAAGCCGCGCCATTCTGTTCGGTACTCCGACCTTCAACGGCGATGCCGTCAAGCCGATCTGGGATATGGTCGGCCTCTTGAATACGGTGGGATGTCTGGGCAAAAAAGCGGCGGTCTTTGGGTCATACGGCTGGAGTGGGGAGGGGATTGATCTGGTAGCGGGACGGCTGACCGGGATGCGCCTCAAGGTTTACGAGAGCCCCATTAAGGCCCGCCTGATCCCGTCGGAGGCGGAACTGAATCAGTTGAACGAATTTTGCACCGGTCTGATCGATTTTATTAAAAAGTAA
- a CDS encoding hypothetical protein (Evidence 5 : Unknown function) codes for MEKPHRIAMIYGYAVCLVAIITLLIAIPNMVNSIIDLGDPIHSGGFYSPAKQPSLASFENYKMDVLSTPQSEGKTGVTAYVPDDQTLRAMYEAARDDKIASALHIARRTIVVFGLLTIISALLFIIHFRWMRTLSKAAL; via the coding sequence ATGGAAAAACCGCATCGGATCGCCATGATTTACGGCTATGCCGTCTGTCTCGTCGCTATTATTACTCTTCTGATTGCGATTCCCAATATGGTCAATTCCATTATTGATCTGGGCGACCCCATTCATTCGGGCGGATTCTATTCCCCTGCCAAACAGCCCAGTCTGGCCTCTTTTGAAAACTACAAAATGGATGTTTTGAGTACCCCTCAAAGCGAGGGAAAGACCGGCGTCACTGCCTATGTCCCTGATGATCAAACCCTTCGCGCCATGTATGAGGCCGCCCGCGATGATAAAATTGCCTCGGCTCTGCATATTGCCCGACGAACCATTGTCGTCTTTGGACTTCTGACAATCATTTCCGCCTTGCTGTTCATAATCCATTTTAGGTGGATGCGGACTCTTTCAAAAGCCGCGCTATAA
- a CDS encoding conserved hypothetical protein (Evidence 4 : Unknown function but conserved in other organisms), with protein MMKNYKSALIFALFAFILTGCGEKEELKAPSGDADSVSAGEIRPDQELRNAQIYLYNKGLRTTDVYADFIKKFEKHDSTIAWGLKVDFFDSTGKEISNLSADSGLIRERTNMMVAYGHVSVISQDSSHLETEELSWNAMENKIETDKFVTIVQHGDTLTGYGLEADQRLTHIKIKNQVSGRLKNSQNIEP; from the coding sequence ATGATGAAAAATTATAAAAGTGCCCTCATTTTTGCCCTTTTCGCCTTCATCCTGACCGGTTGTGGCGAAAAAGAAGAACTGAAAGCCCCCTCCGGCGATGCCGACTCGGTTTCGGCCGGGGAAATTCGCCCGGATCAGGAATTACGCAATGCCCAAATCTATCTTTATAACAAGGGACTTCGGACCACCGATGTCTACGCCGATTTTATCAAAAAATTCGAAAAACATGACTCCACTATCGCCTGGGGACTCAAAGTCGATTTTTTCGATTCTACCGGCAAAGAAATTTCCAACCTGAGTGCCGACAGCGGCCTGATACGGGAAAGAACCAATATGATGGTGGCCTATGGCCATGTGTCAGTCATAAGTCAGGACAGCTCTCATCTGGAAACCGAGGAGTTGTCCTGGAACGCCATGGAAAACAAAATTGAGACCGATAAATTTGTCACCATCGTTCAGCACGGCGATACCCTGACCGGCTACGGGCTGGAGGCCGATCAGCGCCTGACCCATATTAAAATAAAGAACCAGGTCAGCGGAAGGTTGAAAAACAGCCAGAATATAGAACCTTAA
- a CDS encoding exported hypothetical protein (Evidence 5 : Unknown function), protein MNIISRIFAKLAVPLLIVLALALPGQVFATFSIVAVDTLTGAVGGAGASCIDGSVMINDCVEGIGASHTQAYYLVQNKNNLHNLMAAGIAPDSIIHWLENNDYEATPEYRQYGVVTLANHGASAAYTGAATTPWTGHITGPAYSIQGNILILDGFVLDSIKAAFIRTDGPLEDKLMAALQGANVPGADTRCYGCNKPAISAFIKVVHPGDGGTPYLFLNVNSTVCAKNPIDSLQKLYDHWKLLANADPAVSTVAVAPLKVPASDGAHTVNITVTPRNIDGQYPRGGATVSLSHTGTGILSPVVDNGDGTFSATLTSPASPEKDTLSAIATAGDIPTPLDQQPIVAFLKCGDANANGTVNILDVSFIISWLYKQGPAPDPLWLADPNASGSTNILDVSYLISFLYKNGPGIICPSSI, encoded by the coding sequence ATGAATATTATTTCAAGGATTTTCGCAAAATTGGCCGTGCCGCTTTTAATCGTCCTGGCTCTGGCCCTTCCGGGTCAGGTTTTTGCCACTTTCTCCATCGTGGCGGTTGATACCTTGACCGGTGCCGTCGGCGGCGCCGGGGCGTCTTGTATCGATGGTTCCGTCATGATTAATGACTGTGTCGAAGGAATCGGGGCCAGCCATACTCAGGCCTATTATCTGGTTCAAAATAAAAATAACCTGCACAACCTGATGGCGGCCGGAATTGCGCCGGATTCGATTATTCACTGGCTCGAAAATAACGATTACGAAGCCACCCCGGAATATCGCCAGTACGGCGTAGTGACTCTGGCCAACCACGGCGCCTCCGCCGCCTACACCGGTGCCGCCACCACCCCTTGGACCGGCCACATCACCGGCCCGGCCTACTCCATTCAGGGGAATATCCTTATTCTCGATGGTTTTGTGCTTGATTCCATTAAGGCGGCCTTTATTCGTACCGATGGCCCTCTCGAAGATAAACTGATGGCGGCCCTTCAGGGAGCCAATGTCCCCGGAGCCGACACCCGTTGCTATGGCTGTAACAAACCGGCGATTTCGGCCTTTATCAAAGTTGTGCATCCCGGCGACGGCGGCACCCCTTATCTCTTTCTAAATGTCAACAGCACGGTCTGCGCCAAGAATCCGATCGATTCTCTGCAGAAACTTTATGACCACTGGAAATTGCTGGCCAATGCCGATCCGGCTGTTTCCACCGTCGCGGTCGCCCCTTTGAAAGTCCCGGCCAGCGACGGCGCTCATACCGTCAACATCACGGTCACCCCTCGGAATATAGATGGGCAGTATCCGCGGGGAGGAGCCACCGTTTCCCTGAGCCATACCGGCACCGGGATTCTCAGCCCGGTTGTCGATAATGGCGACGGCACTTTCTCGGCGACTTTGACTTCTCCCGCCTCTCCCGAGAAAGATACTTTAAGTGCCATCGCAACTGCCGGTGATATCCCAACCCCTCTCGATCAACAGCCGATTGTGGCTTTTCTCAAGTGCGGTGATGCCAATGCCAATGGGACCGTCAACATCCTTGATGTCTCTTTCATAATCAGTTGGCTCTATAAACAAGGGCCCGCCCCCGACCCGCTCTGGCTGGCCGACCCGAATGCCAGCGGATCGACCAACATCCTGGATGTCTCTTATTTAATAAGTTTTCTGTATAAAAATGGCCCGGGAATTATCTGTCCGAGCAGTATCTAA
- the htrB gene encoding Lipid A biosynthesis lauroyl acyltransferase, with translation MRPLKQLKRTTIYYLIRLFIFIFNILPRGLAVFLGGILGRIAAAVSKKDRLKAMRNLELAFGEKLDETEKNKIVRNIFINFGRSAVDVLRFRKHFSDEIIPLVDIEGRENFDRVYSRGKGIIAVTGHLGNFELIPVYMGYLGYKVSAIGRELYDRRLDRLLVENREKMGVVNVDTRESPRHLIRLLREGYAVGVLIDTDSMRVRSMFVPAFGRPSNTPVGQTILGLKTGAAFIPLACVHDGNRYKLIIKPEVTIENSGNFEKDVYNMTKKCTGALEEIITEFPDQWIWFHDRWCTTPKEPIPYYDEKL, from the coding sequence GTGCGTCCGCTCAAGCAACTCAAACGAACCACTATCTATTATCTAATTAGACTCTTTATATTTATTTTCAACATTTTGCCCCGGGGATTAGCCGTCTTTCTAGGTGGAATCCTGGGCAGGATAGCCGCCGCCGTTTCTAAAAAAGATCGCCTTAAAGCGATGCGCAACCTGGAACTGGCCTTTGGCGAAAAATTGGACGAAACGGAGAAAAATAAAATCGTCCGCAATATTTTCATCAATTTCGGCCGATCGGCGGTCGATGTCCTCCGCTTCCGGAAACATTTCTCCGATGAAATTATCCCTTTGGTCGATATCGAAGGACGGGAAAATTTCGACCGGGTTTACAGTCGCGGCAAAGGTATAATCGCCGTGACCGGCCACCTGGGGAATTTCGAGTTGATCCCGGTTTATATGGGGTACCTGGGCTACAAAGTTTCGGCGATCGGGCGGGAATTATATGACCGACGGTTGGATCGCCTCTTGGTCGAAAATCGGGAAAAAATGGGTGTTGTCAACGTCGATACCCGGGAATCCCCCCGCCATCTGATTCGGCTGTTGCGCGAGGGGTATGCCGTCGGCGTCTTAATAGATACCGATTCCATGCGGGTGCGAAGCATGTTTGTTCCGGCCTTTGGACGGCCCTCCAATACCCCGGTGGGACAAACCATCCTCGGCCTGAAAACCGGCGCCGCCTTTATCCCCCTGGCCTGTGTCCATGATGGCAACAGGTATAAATTGATTATCAAGCCGGAAGTGACCATAGAAAACAGCGGCAATTTTGAAAAAGATGTGTATAATATGACAAAAAAGTGCACTGGGGCATTGGAAGAAATAATCACTGAATTCCCGGATCAATGGATCTGGTTTCATGACCGCTGGTGCACCACGCCGAAAGAGCCGATACCTTATTATGATGAAAAATTATAA